In Vibrio alginolyticus NBRC 15630 = ATCC 17749, the sequence AAAAGTCATGCCTATATTAGCCGCTACGCACTAGGGCGCGATTATCACAAGCTCGTCAGAAAGCAGCTAAATAAGCTCGGCAAACTTATTGAACAAGAGGTTGGTCAATATGGTTACCGACCTTTCGTTGATTCCGCACCAATATTAGAGCGACCTCTCGCCCAAAAAGCGGGCTTAGGTTGGACCGGGAAACATTCCCTGATTTTAGATCAAGACTGTGGATCGTGGTTCTTTTTAGGTGAACTACTTATCGACTTACCACTACCCGTAGATGAGCCAAGCGTTGATCAGTGCGGTAAATGCAAAGCATGCATTACATCATGCCCAACACAAGCCATCGTTGAAGACAAAGTTGTCGATGCCAGGCGTTGTATCTCTTATCTCACCATCGAGTTCGATGGCGTGATTCCTGAAGAGTTTCGAAAGCCAATGGGTAACCGCATTTATGGTTGTGACGACTGTCAATTGGTTTGCCCATGGAACCGCTACGCCGACATAACGGAGCAAGATGATTTCCACCGTCGTGACAGTTTCAAAAACCCTGACCTCGTCGACATGTTTAACTGGGATGAAGCGACTTTTCTAAAAAATATGGAAGGCTCCGCTATCCGTCGTATTGGTCATATACAGTGGCTACGTAACATCGCTGTCGCACTTGGTAATGCAGAATATAGTCAGCGAATCATAGATGCGCTGGAAAGTCGGCAAGGTGAAAATAAATTACTTGATGAGCACATAAAATGGGCTTTGACAGAGCAACTGAATCAACTCCCCACTGAGAGTAATTCATCTATAGAGACGAAAAAGCAACGCTTAATAAGGATAGTCGAGAAGGGACTGCCGAGAGACGCATAGAGCGTAGTCTATATGCAAGAGATTGAAAGTACTTTTGCATGTTCAATTCATGACCTTGTTCTCAATTTTGTAATGTGGAAAAAAATTTGAGATTCAAGAAAAACAAGCTAGCAGAAAAAAGTTAAACACAGCTCGGAGAAATGACTAGGATCAAAAAAATACCAGTTAATGATCGTATTTTAACGTACTCGATCCGACAAAAAACTTATTTTTTCTTTATATAACAAAGATTTAATTGGTATTTCTTTGTTGTTTCAACTTCATTTTAGAGAAAAGATCTTTCTTCCCCATCATAAAAAGTCAAGCTAAAAACACTTTATCAACCAACTTATCCACAGAACGACGTATGTGGATAACTCTGTTAATTAAAGTAGATAAAACACGCGAAGCCTCATCATACTTGTACGTCAGCCGATTCATATCGTGTTTTAAACACAAACGAAATCGTCCGACATCATATGATGCGGATAAAAGTTTAGCTTTTGGGGATTCATGCTTCGCAGCATTATGAAAAGAGCGATGTGATTGGTTGCGAGAAGCAGGCGTTGAATCAAGCGGCGCATCCGTAGACGACTTAACAATTGTATACTAAATAAGTACTCAATCTATCGTCTTGTATTTGGTTGCGGGGGCCGGATTTGAACCGACGACCTTCGGGTTATGAGCCCGACGAGCTACCAAGCTGCTCCACCCCGCGTCCGAGTGCTTCATCTTCGTTGATGATGAAGGCTTTGCTTTCATTTATAAAAAGAAACTGGAGCGACACACGAGGTTCGAACTCGTGACCTCAACCTTGGCAAGGTTGCGCTCTACCAACTGAGCTAGTGTCGCCTTTTGTCACCGTTAAGCACGATAAAGGCTATATATTGGAGCGACACACGAGGTTCGAACTCGTGACCTCAACCTTGGCAAGGTTGCGCTCTACCAACTGAGCTAGTGTCGCATTTTGTCACCGTTGAGCACGATGAGGGCTATATATTGGAGCGACACACGAGGTTCGAACTCGTGACCTCAACCTTGGCAAGGTTGCGCTCTACCAACTGAGCTAGTGTCGCATATTAACAGCAGTCGCTATTAATGGAATTTGGTTGCGGGGGCCGGATTTGAACCGACGACCTTCGGGTTATGAGCCCGACGAGCTACCAAGCTGCTCCACCCCGCGTCCGTATTGTGTCACCGTTAAGTACCGTGAGAACTGTAAAACTGGAGCGACACACGAGGTTCGAACTCGTGACCTCAACCTTGGCAAGGTTGCGCTCTACCAACTGAGCTAGTGTCGCATTGGTTGCGGGGGCCGGATTTGAACCGACGACCTTCGGGTTATGAGCCCGACGAGCTACCAAGCTGCTCCACCCCGCGTCCGTATTGTGTCACCGTTAAGTACCGTGAGAACTATAAAACTGGAGCGACACACGAGGTTCGAACTCGTGACCTCAACCTTGGCAAGGTTGCGCTCTACCAACTGAGCTAGTGTCGCATTGGTTGCGGGGGCCGGATTTGAACCGACGACCTTCGGGTTATGAGCCCGACGAGCTACCAAGCTGCTCCACCCCGCGTCC encodes:
- the queG gene encoding tRNA epoxyqueuosine(34) reductase QueG, which translates into the protein MNYEQLAQQIKVWGKELGFQKVGICDVDLSEHEAALQKWLDAGYHGSMDWMARHGMMRARPHELLPGTVRVISVRMDYLPPEAQFASNLANKSHAYISRYALGRDYHKLVRKQLNKLGKLIEQEVGQYGYRPFVDSAPILERPLAQKAGLGWTGKHSLILDQDCGSWFFLGELLIDLPLPVDEPSVDQCGKCKACITSCPTQAIVEDKVVDARRCISYLTIEFDGVIPEEFRKPMGNRIYGCDDCQLVCPWNRYADITEQDDFHRRDSFKNPDLVDMFNWDEATFLKNMEGSAIRRIGHIQWLRNIAVALGNAEYSQRIIDALESRQGENKLLDEHIKWALTEQLNQLPTESNSSIETKKQRLIRIVEKGLPRDA